The following proteins come from a genomic window of Tenebrio molitor chromosome 9, icTenMoli1.1, whole genome shotgun sequence:
- the LOC138138162 gene encoding E3 ubiquitin-protein ligase UHRF1-like isoform X2: MQTVRIRRVTVAGVQNDLVLTVPLTSRIEGLQKLIYDELEVYPSEQKLYYGGKELIPDHLVTDYKIKNGDVIQLLVRHFTCNVEESESDDSTECANLTSTASNYYRTGDAIDVVYSELGAWFEAKVVKIFVDQSLERVREEDLIFQVVMDRNERTAPINVKFKEIRPRARYIYERAELRAGMVVLVNYNIQKPRERGYWYDLTITRVDGDVVEGNLILGNNHEGVNNCVIQFADEVMKIEPATPLTDRVEATGDIPLRKLPLYCDKCKDVTSKNCKECSCNICGKKNCIDKLIICDECEYTYHLFCLNPPLLEVPSDPEWYCPDCKTDESEIVRAGEKLKRIEGKNWIKKCKDQMRNYILKNHFGPVFGIEVGTCWTSRPQLCEIHGTSSTDIHYNEYHGVYSIILNGNNESDVDNGEEFYYTLLDGHSGSDRQTITLQVSSQLPTRMIKILALNCSNIKTKNNGFGKADAWKQGKPIRVIRSSRLGKQSNFAPTTGYRYDGIYKVVEYFPDIDRSGSVVWRYLLRRDDPTLAPWIKRNPLDSIVLGNCESSEELESNPAKKIKTCFQIDPRTGKYIDGDLANEKVWNECKESAVKGRQAFIEKVAELFTCACCQDIVRVPVTTSCKHNICQGCLKQCFDSEIYHCPSCRLDLGQNYFTTVNRYLEAALKLIIPGYGSIY, translated from the exons ATGCAAACTGTACGAATTCGAAGAGTAACCGTCGCCGGAGTACAAAATGATTTAGTTTTGACAGTACCCCTCACATCTCGAATAGAAGGCTTACAAAAGCTAATTTATGACGAGCTGGAGGTATACCCCTCagaacaaaaattatattatggaggaaaagaa TTAATACCCGACCATTTGGTCACTGACTACAAGATAAAAAACGGCGATGTAATCCAGTTGTTAGTGAGACACTTCACCTGCAATGTAGAAGAGTCAGAAAGTGATGACTCCACCGAGTGTGCCAATCTGACCTCCACTGCAAGTAACTACTACAGAACTGGAGACGCTATTGATGTCGTGTACAGCGAGCTGGGAGCGTGGTTTGAAGCCAAAGTTGTCAAGATTTTTGTTGATCAAAGCCTGGAGAGGGTGAGGGAggaagatttaatttttcaagtgGTCATGGACAGGAATGAGAGAACAGCCCCCATAAACGTGAAATTCAAGGAGATTCGGCCCAGGGCGAGGTATATCTATGAGAGAGCCGAGCTCAGAGCTGGGATGGTGGTGTTGGTGAATTACAACATACAAAAACCTAGAGAGAGGGGCTACTG GTACGACTTGACGATCACCAGAGTGGATGGGGACGTTGTTGAGGGCAATCTAATCCTTGGCAACAACCATGAAGGAGTGAACAACTGTGTGATCCAGTTCGCAGATGAAGTGATGAAGATTGAACCAGCGACACCTTTGACTGACAGAGTTGAGGCAACAGGGGATATCCCATTaa GAAAGTTGCCTCTGTACTGTGACAAGTGTAAAGACGTGACATCTAAGAATTGCAAAGAGTGCAGTTGCAACATCTGCGGCAAGAAGAACTGCATCGACAAGCTGATTATCTGCGACGAATGCGAATACACTTACCATCTCTTCTGCTTAAATCCGCCTCTTCTGGAAGTACCGTCGGACCCCGAGTG GTATTGTCCAGACTGTAAAACTGACGAAAGCGAAATCGTGCGGGCTGGCGAGAAACTGAAGAGAATAGAAGGCAAGAATTGGATCAAGAAGTGCAAAGATCAGATGCGGAACTATATTTTGAAGAATCATTTTGGACCGGTGTTCGGGATCGAAGTGGGGACGTGCTGGACGTCGCGGCCCCAA CTTTGTGAAATTCATGGAACTAGTTCGACTGATATTCACTATAATGAGTACCACGGTGTCTACAGTATTATACTGAATGGAAACAACGAAAGCGACGTCGATAATGgagaagagttttattatacTCTTCTCGATGGTCACAGCGGTTCCGACAGACAAACTATTACTCTCCAAGTCTCGAGCCAGTTGCCCACACGAATGATTAA AATCTTGGCACTGAATTGTAGCAACATAAAAACAAAGAACAACGGATTTGGAAAAGCAGACGCGTGGAAACAGGGCAAGCCCATCCGCGTGATAAGAAGTTCCAGACTGGGAAAACAATCGAACTTCGCCCCGACAACTGGATACCGATACGACGGTATTTACAAAGTCGTGGAATACTTCCCGGACATCGACAGATCTGGATCTGTGGTCTGGCGCTACTTACTGCGAAGGGACGACCCGACGCTTGCACCGTGGATCAAGAGAAACCCGTTGGATTCTATAGTG TTAGGAAATTGTGAAAGCTCAGAGGAGCTCGAATCAAATCCGgccaagaaaataaaaacatgttttcAAATCGATCCCAGAACTGGAAAGTACATTGACGGCGACCTTGCAAACGAAAAAGTGTGGAACGAATGTAAGGAGAGTGCCGTCAAGGGAAGACAAGCGTTTATCGAAAAGGTGGCGGAATTGTTTACTTGTGCTTGTTGTCAAGACATAGTTCGTGTGCCTGTCACAACAAGCTGCAAGCACAATATATGCCAA GGATGTTTGAAACAGTGTTTTGATTCAGAAATTTATCACTGCCCCAGCTGCCGACTCGATTTAGGACAAAACTACTTCACAACTGTCAATCGATATTTGGAGGCGGCGTTGAAACTTATTATTCCAGGATATGGATCCATTTATTAG
- the LOC138139436 gene encoding alpha-tocopherol transfer protein-like has product MEKLLVVTEEEKEQVRKLYNVTETQIKEDVEIIKTWIVKQPHLPQHLTDNVIEKFLLRNKFRVERTKQKMDNYYSLRGHNKDLIRDFENVVPSKHVTTYLPLPKLGPNLERIVNMKILKPDPEDYDILEIVKLDLAIEEMCLPYDSSVGVRYLFDFSGFTLRHLTRINPIPLAKHIMLIEKAYSSRMLGLELVNFPAFASKILALMKLVLRPKVYQRVKIHKDMESVYEVIPKECLPVEYGGTLGTIPDMLRKWDKAIEDHHDFFVENFENVSVEHLRPLESKADEGFGMDGTFKKLAID; this is encoded by the exons ATGGAAAAACTGTTAGTGGTGACTGAAGAAGAGAAAGAACAAGTCAGAAAGCTGTACAATGTGACGGAGACTCAGATCAAAGAAGACGTAGAAATCATTAAAACATGGATTGTTAAGCAGCCCCACCTACCTCAGCACTTGACAG ACAATGTGATTGAGAAATTTCTGCTGAGGAATAAGTTTCGAGTAGAACGGACTAAGCAAAAGATGGACAATTACTACTCGCTCCGTGGCCACAACAAAGATCTGATTCgtgattttgaaaatgtggtTCCGTCGAAACACGTCAC AACGTACTTGCCACTACCGAAACTTGGCCCGAACTTGGAACGAATCGTTAACATGAAGATCCTTAAACCTGACCCCGAAGACTACGACATCTTGGAAATCGTCAAACTCGATCTGGCCATCGAGGAGATGTGCTTGCCGTACGACTCCTCCGTTGGGGTGCGCTATCTCTTCGACTTCTCCGGATTCACCCTTCGACACCTCACCAGGATCAACCCCATTCCACTCGCCAAGCACATTATGCTCATAGAA AAAGCCTACTCGTCTCGAATGCTCGGATTGGAGTTGGTTAATTTTCCAGCATTTGCGAGCAAAATCTTGGCGTTGATGAAGCTCGTGCTGAGGCCCAAGGTCTACCAGAGG GTGAAGATCCACAAAGATATGGAATCCGTGTATGAAGTGATACCCAAAGAATGTTTGCCGGTCGAATATGGAGGGACGTTGGGGACCATTCCAGACATGCTGA GAAAGTGGGACAAAGCGATCGAGGATCATCACGACTTTTTCGtcgaaaatttcgaaaatgtgTCGGTGGAACATCTGCGGCCTTTGGAGAGTAAAGCGGATGAAGGGTTTGGAATGGATGGAACTTTTAAAAAGCTAGCAATTGATTAA
- the LOC138138162 gene encoding E3 ubiquitin-protein ligase UHRF1-like isoform X3: MQTVRIRRVTVAGVQNDLVLTVPLTSRIEGLQKLIYDELEVYPSEQKLYYGGKELIPDHLVTDYKIKNGDVIQLLVRHFTCNVEESESDDSTECANLTSTASNYYRTGDAIDVVYSELGAWFEAKVVKIFVDQSLERVREEDLIFQVVMDRNERTAPINVKFKEIRPRARYIYERAELRAGMVVLVNYNIQKPRERGYWYDLTITRVDGDVVEGNLILGNNHEGVNNCVIQFADEVMKIEPATPLTDRVEATGDIPLRKLPLYCDKCKDVTSKNCKECSCNICGKKNCIDKLIICDECEYTYHLFCLNPPLLEVPSDPEWYCPDCKTDESEIVRAGEKLKRIEGKNWIKKCKDQMRNYILKNHFGPVFGIEVGTCWTSRPQVSPSKLSRVLIDLSRLQLCEIHGTSSTDIHYNEYHGVYSIILNGNNESDVDNGEEFYYTLLDGHSGSDRQTITLQVSSQLPTRMIKILALNCSNIKTKNNGFGKADAWKQGKPIRVIRSSRLGKQSNFAPTTGYRYDGIYKVVEYFPDIDRSGSVVWRYLLRRDDPTLAPWIKRNPLDSIVLGNCESSEELESNPAKKIKTCFQIDPRTGKYIDGDLANEKVWNECKESAVKGRQAFIEKVAELFTCACCQDIVRVPVTTSCKHNICQKFITAPAADSI; the protein is encoded by the exons ATGCAAACTGTACGAATTCGAAGAGTAACCGTCGCCGGAGTACAAAATGATTTAGTTTTGACAGTACCCCTCACATCTCGAATAGAAGGCTTACAAAAGCTAATTTATGACGAGCTGGAGGTATACCCCTCagaacaaaaattatattatggaggaaaagaa TTAATACCCGACCATTTGGTCACTGACTACAAGATAAAAAACGGCGATGTAATCCAGTTGTTAGTGAGACACTTCACCTGCAATGTAGAAGAGTCAGAAAGTGATGACTCCACCGAGTGTGCCAATCTGACCTCCACTGCAAGTAACTACTACAGAACTGGAGACGCTATTGATGTCGTGTACAGCGAGCTGGGAGCGTGGTTTGAAGCCAAAGTTGTCAAGATTTTTGTTGATCAAAGCCTGGAGAGGGTGAGGGAggaagatttaatttttcaagtgGTCATGGACAGGAATGAGAGAACAGCCCCCATAAACGTGAAATTCAAGGAGATTCGGCCCAGGGCGAGGTATATCTATGAGAGAGCCGAGCTCAGAGCTGGGATGGTGGTGTTGGTGAATTACAACATACAAAAACCTAGAGAGAGGGGCTACTG GTACGACTTGACGATCACCAGAGTGGATGGGGACGTTGTTGAGGGCAATCTAATCCTTGGCAACAACCATGAAGGAGTGAACAACTGTGTGATCCAGTTCGCAGATGAAGTGATGAAGATTGAACCAGCGACACCTTTGACTGACAGAGTTGAGGCAACAGGGGATATCCCATTaa GAAAGTTGCCTCTGTACTGTGACAAGTGTAAAGACGTGACATCTAAGAATTGCAAAGAGTGCAGTTGCAACATCTGCGGCAAGAAGAACTGCATCGACAAGCTGATTATCTGCGACGAATGCGAATACACTTACCATCTCTTCTGCTTAAATCCGCCTCTTCTGGAAGTACCGTCGGACCCCGAGTG GTATTGTCCAGACTGTAAAACTGACGAAAGCGAAATCGTGCGGGCTGGCGAGAAACTGAAGAGAATAGAAGGCAAGAATTGGATCAAGAAGTGCAAAGATCAGATGCGGAACTATATTTTGAAGAATCATTTTGGACCGGTGTTCGGGATCGAAGTGGGGACGTGCTGGACGTCGCGGCCCCAAGTATCACCTTCCAAGTTGTCTAGAGTTCTGATTGATTTAAGTCGATTACAGCTTTGTGAAATTCATGGAACTAGTTCGACTGATATTCACTATAATGAGTACCACGGTGTCTACAGTATTATACTGAATGGAAACAACGAAAGCGACGTCGATAATGgagaagagttttattatacTCTTCTCGATGGTCACAGCGGTTCCGACAGACAAACTATTACTCTCCAAGTCTCGAGCCAGTTGCCCACACGAATGATTAA AATCTTGGCACTGAATTGTAGCAACATAAAAACAAAGAACAACGGATTTGGAAAAGCAGACGCGTGGAAACAGGGCAAGCCCATCCGCGTGATAAGAAGTTCCAGACTGGGAAAACAATCGAACTTCGCCCCGACAACTGGATACCGATACGACGGTATTTACAAAGTCGTGGAATACTTCCCGGACATCGACAGATCTGGATCTGTGGTCTGGCGCTACTTACTGCGAAGGGACGACCCGACGCTTGCACCGTGGATCAAGAGAAACCCGTTGGATTCTATAGTG TTAGGAAATTGTGAAAGCTCAGAGGAGCTCGAATCAAATCCGgccaagaaaataaaaacatgttttcAAATCGATCCCAGAACTGGAAAGTACATTGACGGCGACCTTGCAAACGAAAAAGTGTGGAACGAATGTAAGGAGAGTGCCGTCAAGGGAAGACAAGCGTTTATCGAAAAGGTGGCGGAATTGTTTACTTGTGCTTGTTGTCAAGACATAGTTCGTGTGCCTGTCACAACAAGCTGCAAGCACAATATATGCCAA AAATTTATCACTGCCCCAGCTGCCGACTCGATTTAG
- the LOC138138162 gene encoding E3 ubiquitin-protein ligase UHRF1-like isoform X1, whose translation MQTVRIRRVTVAGVQNDLVLTVPLTSRIEGLQKLIYDELEVYPSEQKLYYGGKELIPDHLVTDYKIKNGDVIQLLVRHFTCNVEESESDDSTECANLTSTASNYYRTGDAIDVVYSELGAWFEAKVVKIFVDQSLERVREEDLIFQVVMDRNERTAPINVKFKEIRPRARYIYERAELRAGMVVLVNYNIQKPRERGYWYDLTITRVDGDVVEGNLILGNNHEGVNNCVIQFADEVMKIEPATPLTDRVEATGDIPLRKLPLYCDKCKDVTSKNCKECSCNICGKKNCIDKLIICDECEYTYHLFCLNPPLLEVPSDPEWYCPDCKTDESEIVRAGEKLKRIEGKNWIKKCKDQMRNYILKNHFGPVFGIEVGTCWTSRPQVSPSKLSRVLIDLSRLQLCEIHGTSSTDIHYNEYHGVYSIILNGNNESDVDNGEEFYYTLLDGHSGSDRQTITLQVSSQLPTRMIKILALNCSNIKTKNNGFGKADAWKQGKPIRVIRSSRLGKQSNFAPTTGYRYDGIYKVVEYFPDIDRSGSVVWRYLLRRDDPTLAPWIKRNPLDSIVLGNCESSEELESNPAKKIKTCFQIDPRTGKYIDGDLANEKVWNECKESAVKGRQAFIEKVAELFTCACCQDIVRVPVTTSCKHNICQGCLKQCFDSEIYHCPSCRLDLGQNYFTTVNRYLEAALKLIIPGYGSIY comes from the exons ATGCAAACTGTACGAATTCGAAGAGTAACCGTCGCCGGAGTACAAAATGATTTAGTTTTGACAGTACCCCTCACATCTCGAATAGAAGGCTTACAAAAGCTAATTTATGACGAGCTGGAGGTATACCCCTCagaacaaaaattatattatggaggaaaagaa TTAATACCCGACCATTTGGTCACTGACTACAAGATAAAAAACGGCGATGTAATCCAGTTGTTAGTGAGACACTTCACCTGCAATGTAGAAGAGTCAGAAAGTGATGACTCCACCGAGTGTGCCAATCTGACCTCCACTGCAAGTAACTACTACAGAACTGGAGACGCTATTGATGTCGTGTACAGCGAGCTGGGAGCGTGGTTTGAAGCCAAAGTTGTCAAGATTTTTGTTGATCAAAGCCTGGAGAGGGTGAGGGAggaagatttaatttttcaagtgGTCATGGACAGGAATGAGAGAACAGCCCCCATAAACGTGAAATTCAAGGAGATTCGGCCCAGGGCGAGGTATATCTATGAGAGAGCCGAGCTCAGAGCTGGGATGGTGGTGTTGGTGAATTACAACATACAAAAACCTAGAGAGAGGGGCTACTG GTACGACTTGACGATCACCAGAGTGGATGGGGACGTTGTTGAGGGCAATCTAATCCTTGGCAACAACCATGAAGGAGTGAACAACTGTGTGATCCAGTTCGCAGATGAAGTGATGAAGATTGAACCAGCGACACCTTTGACTGACAGAGTTGAGGCAACAGGGGATATCCCATTaa GAAAGTTGCCTCTGTACTGTGACAAGTGTAAAGACGTGACATCTAAGAATTGCAAAGAGTGCAGTTGCAACATCTGCGGCAAGAAGAACTGCATCGACAAGCTGATTATCTGCGACGAATGCGAATACACTTACCATCTCTTCTGCTTAAATCCGCCTCTTCTGGAAGTACCGTCGGACCCCGAGTG GTATTGTCCAGACTGTAAAACTGACGAAAGCGAAATCGTGCGGGCTGGCGAGAAACTGAAGAGAATAGAAGGCAAGAATTGGATCAAGAAGTGCAAAGATCAGATGCGGAACTATATTTTGAAGAATCATTTTGGACCGGTGTTCGGGATCGAAGTGGGGACGTGCTGGACGTCGCGGCCCCAAGTATCACCTTCCAAGTTGTCTAGAGTTCTGATTGATTTAAGTCGATTACAGCTTTGTGAAATTCATGGAACTAGTTCGACTGATATTCACTATAATGAGTACCACGGTGTCTACAGTATTATACTGAATGGAAACAACGAAAGCGACGTCGATAATGgagaagagttttattatacTCTTCTCGATGGTCACAGCGGTTCCGACAGACAAACTATTACTCTCCAAGTCTCGAGCCAGTTGCCCACACGAATGATTAA AATCTTGGCACTGAATTGTAGCAACATAAAAACAAAGAACAACGGATTTGGAAAAGCAGACGCGTGGAAACAGGGCAAGCCCATCCGCGTGATAAGAAGTTCCAGACTGGGAAAACAATCGAACTTCGCCCCGACAACTGGATACCGATACGACGGTATTTACAAAGTCGTGGAATACTTCCCGGACATCGACAGATCTGGATCTGTGGTCTGGCGCTACTTACTGCGAAGGGACGACCCGACGCTTGCACCGTGGATCAAGAGAAACCCGTTGGATTCTATAGTG TTAGGAAATTGTGAAAGCTCAGAGGAGCTCGAATCAAATCCGgccaagaaaataaaaacatgttttcAAATCGATCCCAGAACTGGAAAGTACATTGACGGCGACCTTGCAAACGAAAAAGTGTGGAACGAATGTAAGGAGAGTGCCGTCAAGGGAAGACAAGCGTTTATCGAAAAGGTGGCGGAATTGTTTACTTGTGCTTGTTGTCAAGACATAGTTCGTGTGCCTGTCACAACAAGCTGCAAGCACAATATATGCCAA GGATGTTTGAAACAGTGTTTTGATTCAGAAATTTATCACTGCCCCAGCTGCCGACTCGATTTAGGACAAAACTACTTCACAACTGTCAATCGATATTTGGAGGCGGCGTTGAAACTTATTATTCCAGGATATGGATCCATTTATTAG